From one Mytilus edulis chromosome 1, xbMytEdul2.2, whole genome shotgun sequence genomic stretch:
- the LOC139493064 gene encoding R3H domain-containing protein 1-like → MYGRCNIKKTRMTSKSLWSIIISTILCCIGTVTPSVIYNIETMCNSAGSFDVDSGQVVYLRGGYTNSPITVRECNVVLRATTGDNILSFEEPIINLVCGVALDIVYGSYKKAYTCDTLASGKFSTQTRDATVKLTLGTNMASRFGTFQLQISAGIKPVDASQNSTSAWTVGIIVGTVVGICVFLLLICIIGVCMHKKMRQAKMNERMYATQDKGPLELDLPPNRNFGYTNNYNENSEASPLAKTKLLNGYDENRKESPNSKRRPDTLNIRSTYTKPVPAKDPRVQTTNKDYQDDGSDTYYNMDEDKIIQPNRPKTPVTPILSALQSNPKFRKSFNENERDAEDRAKRISYSTSNDSINHRPPLPKVPDSNTRQVNLKKNQSMRKATRPDSYVDWSSSTQGSEEMEDERPQNREGTERPKHTLRPNRKKSPEQERKQTNKVKDPRVNDLRDDEDERIGLFQKQASTRSSARSSKRSQRSPRLGKGSKGFGHRRTGSRGDDAISIGSRTDLESLPPLQRSSSKTSLYASRSSLYSRRRRAGSCADSMVSYAHDDIDFYRNSRRSHTDFDDEDDFGGYEKPISRNDRLRMSKSDHDLGRAMREISTQTLRETATQTGLEESVTVHTKRVVKRRPRSRSMSAMGTQTQKKEKKKRTKSKQDLAVTTDDELDETEVKPVVKPKPKPKPRKSLSTVDHAAQSDNEGLKKKKMKRRSKSDANIAKSFEDLTHESNDKAVPGPQVPQHMANSHTVPANLQGYGPPGTMVVPPPYTTLPHGAQPTQFVTSQGQPVMVQPVAMPYQGNPPGPVVPPQYPVVPRKPRKSNWETLMEMTDNQKTGMPADTESVVSSVFTSNPPPTYQPGQPAFYPYQQGYSQPHNQPVQQFQPPLPQQVQQPPPVQPPAQYPPSQGWTLQPGGGSDGSSSGTTGSGSSTSGMYVTQPQGLPSQGKSSWDKLTDMTNQQYKIAYTSEKNDRSESVV, encoded by the exons ATGTATGGAAGATGTAACATAAAGAAAACAAGGATGACAAGTAAATCCCTGTGGAGCATTATAATAAGTACTATACTTTGTTGTATAGGAACTGTAACTCCTTCAGTTATAT ACAACATAGAAACCATGTGTAATTCTGCAGGGTCATTTGATGTGGACTCTGGTCAAGTTGTGTACCTTAGGGGAGGTTACACTAACTCCCCTATAACTGTACGAGAATGTAACGTTGTATTAAGAGCAACAACAGGGGACAACATTCTGTCTTTTGAAGAGCCAATTATAAATCTAGTGTGTGGTGTTGCACTCGACATTGTATATGGATCTTATAAG AAAGCATATACCTGCGACACTCTGGCGTCTGGGAAATTTTCTACACAAACAAGAGATGCCACTGTGAAACTGACATTAGGTACTAACATGGCTTCCAGATTTGGAACCTTTCAACTTCAGATATCTGCTGGAATTA AACCAGTTGATGCATCACAAAACAGTACTAGTGCATGGACTGTTGGTATCATTGTTGGAACTGTAGTGGGAATTTGTGTTTTTCTCTTGCTAATCTGCATAATTGGAGTTTGCATGCATAAAAAGATGAGGCAGGCAAAAATGAATGAAAGAATGTATGCAACTCAAGACAAAGGTCCTCTTGAGCTTGATTTACCACCCAATAGAAACTTTGGATACACAAATAATTACAATGAAAACAGTGAGGCCTCTCCTTTAGCAAAAACAAAGTTACTTAATGGTTACGATGAAAATAGAAAAGAGTCCCCAAATTCAAAAAGACGTCCTGATACTTTGAATATCAGAAGTACTTATACAAAACCTGTTCCGGCAAAGGATCCTAGGGTTCAAACAACTAACAAAGATTATCAGGACGATGGTAGTGACACATATTACAATATGGACGAGGATAAAATTATACAACCTAATAGACCTAAAACACCAGTCACACCAATCTTAAGTGCTCTGCAATCTAATCCCAAATTTAGGAAATCTTTTAATGAGAATGAACGTGATGCTGAGGATAGAGCAAAGAGAATTTCCTATTCTACATCAAATGACTCTATTAATCACAGGCCTCCCTTACCAAAAGTGCCAGATTCTAACACTCGCCAGGTAAATCTGAAGAAAAATCAAAGTATGAGAAAGGCCACAAGACCTGATTCATATGTAGACTGGTCATCCTCAACACAAGGTTCAGAAGAAATGGAGGATGAAAGACCACAAAATAGAGAGGGGACTGAAAGACCTAAACACACATTACGACCTAATCGTAAGAAAAGTCCAGAacaagaaagaaaacaaacaaataaagtgaAAGATCCGAGAGTAAATGATCTGAGGGATGATGAAGATGAACGCATTGGACTGTTTCAAAAACAAGCAAGTACTAGATCCAGTGCTAGGAGTAGTAAACGATCTCAGAGGTCACCTAGACTTGGTAAAGGTTCAAAAGGGTTTGGTCACAGAAGAACTGGAAGTCGAGGAGATGATGCTATCAGTATAGGGTCCAGGACAGATTTAGAATCTCTTCCTC cTCTGCAGAGATCGTCTTCTAAGACATCATTATATGCCTCTAGATCATCCCTATATAGCAGACGACGTAGAGCAGGCTCATGTGCTGATTCAATGGTGTCATATGCTCATGATGACATAGACTTTTACAGGAATTCAAGGCGATCTCATACTGACTTTGATGATGAGGATGATTTCGGTGGTTATGAAAAaccaatttcaagaaatgatCGCTTACGAATGTCTAAATCAGACCATGACTTGGGACGTGCAATGAGAGAAATTTCAACACAAACATTACGTGAAACTGCCACACAAACAGGTCTTGAAGAATCTGTTACTGTTCACACAAAGCGCGTTGTAAAAAGACGTCCAAGATCTAGAAGTATGTCAGCAATGGGAACTCAaacacaaaagaaagaaaaaaagaagagaacTAAATCAAAACAAGATTTGGCTGTAACAACTGATGACGAATTAGATGAAACAGAAGTTAAGCCAGTTGTCAAACCAAAACCAAAGCCAAAACCTAGAAAATCATTAAGTACTGTAGATCATGCAGCACAGTCTGATAATGAaggtctaaaaaagaaaaaaatgaaaaggagaTCAAAATCAGATGCAAATATTGCTAAAAGTTTTGAAGATCTGACACATGAATCTAATGACAAGGCTGTGCCTGGTCCGCAAGTACCGCAGCATATGGCTAATAGTCATACTGTTCCTGCAAATCTACAGGGATATGGACCACCAGGGACAATGGTTGTTCCCCCTCCTTACACAACTCTTCCACATGGAGCACAGCCTACACAGTTTGTGACAAGTCAGGGACAACCAGTCATGGTTCAGCCTGTTGCAATGCCATACCAAGGGAATCCACCAGGGCCAGTAGTACCACCACAGTACCCAGTGGTCCCAAGGAAACCTCGTAAATCAAACTGGGAGACTCTTATGGAAATGACAGACAACCAGAAGACAGGTATGCCGGCTGATACAGAGTCTGTGGTTAGTTCAGTGTTTACAAGTAATCCTCCACCAACTTATCAACCAGGACAGCCAGCATTTTATCCTTATCAACAGGGTTACAGCCAACCACATAATCAACCAGTTCAACAATTTCAACCTCCACTGCCTCAACAAGTTCAACAACCACCACCAGTTCAGCCACCAGCACAGTACCCACCATCCCAAGGCTGGACACTCCAACCAGGAGGAGGATCTGATGGTAGCAGTAGTGGGACAACAGGAAGTGGAAGTTCTACATCGGGAATGTATGTCACACAACCACAAGGTTTACCATCTCAGGGAAAGTCATCATGGGACAAGTTGACAGACATGACTAATCAACAGTATAAGATTGCTTACACATCAGAAAAAAACGATAGAAGTGAAAGTGTTGTATAG